A stretch of the Chroogloeocystis siderophila 5.2 s.c.1 genome encodes the following:
- a CDS encoding FGGY family carbohydrate kinase — MTLSLVDNNVAISIDFGTSGVRVVAVTLQCAIAAQARRSYPLLTPHRGWTEQNPSDWVEAAFQALTEVVQQLQDYHICMVWFRWMQ, encoded by the coding sequence ACTTTAAGTTTGGTTGATAATAATGTTGCGATCAGCATAGACTTTGGTACTAGTGGGGTGCGGGTTGTTGCAGTTACTTTGCAATGTGCGATCGCTGCCCAAGCAAGGCGTAGCTATCCGTTACTCACACCGCATCGTGGTTGGACAGAACAAAATCCTAGTGATTGGGTTGAGGCAGCTTTTCAGGCTTTGACTGAGGTCGTTCAGCAATTGCAAGATTACCACATTTGCATGGTATGGTTCCGCTGGATGCAGTAG